The following DNA comes from Streptomyces pristinaespiralis.
GAGGCCGCTCAGCATGTCGCCGGCGCCCGCGAAGGCCAGGCACAGCAGCACCAGCCACACGTTCGAGAACCATCCCGCCGCGGCCACCGCCAGCCCCCAGCCGGCCGCGCCGAAGACCACGAAGAGGCCGTGCCGGCGCACCCGGGACGTCCAGCCGCTGGTGAGGCTGAGCAGCACGGAGCCCACAGAGCCCGCCGCGTACATCAGGCCGAGGGCCCACTCCGCGTCCAGGTCGTCCGCCAGGAAGGGGAAGACCGTGTGCGGGAAGGCCAGCACCATCGCCGCCAGGTCGATCGCGTACGTCCCCAGCAGCACCGGACGCGACCAGGCGTACCGCGCGCCCTCGGCGATGCCCCGCAGGGACGGCTTCTGCGCGTCGTGCGCCGGTGGCGCCGCCTCCAGGCGCAGGCACAGCAGTACGGAGACGGCGAAGCCGACGACGGTGAGCCCGTACGCCGTCGCGTGCCCGGCATAGGCGACGACGACGCCCGCCACGGCCGGACCGGCGATCGCCCCGGCCTGCCAGCGGATGGCGTTGAGCGCCGCGGCCGCGGGGAGCTGGTCGTGCGGCACGATACGGGCGATCAGCGAGTCCAGGGCGGGGCGCTGGAGTCCGGCACAGGCCGAGACGCCCGCGGCCACCAGATACAGGGGCCAGAGCATCGGCTCGGGCAGCGCCGCGTTCACGAGCAGGATCAGCGCCAGCAGGCCGAGACCGGCCTCGGTGCCGAGGATCACCTTGCGCCGGTCGACGGCGTCCGCGAGGGCGCCGCCGTAGAGGCCGAAGACGATGAGCGGTACCAGCTCGACCGCGCCCATCGCACCCACGGCGAGCGGGGAGCCGGTCAGATCCTTGATCTGGAGCGGCAGCGCGATCATCGCCATGAAGCTCGCGAAGTAGGTGACGAGCCCTTGGATCCACAGAAGCCGGAAGCCGCGGGACGTACGCAACGGGGAGAGATCGGGCAGCACGGCGGCGAGCTTGGACGGCTTGGAGGTCACGGGTGGCCATGCTCGGGCCGCTGATGGCCCCGGGCAACCGATTTTCCCCCGCTGTCACCACCGGGCCGGCGGCGGTGACGTCAACTGGTCCGCGAGACGCGACAAGCGGTCCCTGAAACGCGACCTGCCACGCGGCGTCGGCACGCTGTTCTCGCCGGCCGCCGCGCTCACCAGGTGCTGCACCGTGTCGATGTCGATCTCGGCCGCCCCGTCCGCGTGGTCGGGGCCCGGCACCGTGAGCGCCTCGTGCGCCAGTCCGTGCACCTCGGGGTCGCCGCCGTCGAGGGCGAGGACCGTCGCCCCGGCCCGGCGCGCGTCGTGGACCCGTTCCAGCAGGCCCTGGTCGGGTGCGGCGGGGGCCACCAGCAGCAGGGTCTCGCCGCGCCGGGCAGCCTCGAGCCTGCCCAGCCCGACGGCCAGATGCGCCGGGTCGCCGGCGACCACCCGGTGCCGTACGAGCGTCGGGGCGAGCTCCGGCTGTCCCGACCACGCCGCCTCGTCGACCAGGTGGGCGGCCATGTGCCACGGCTCGTACTGCCGTGTCCCCACCAGCAGCAGGCCGCCGCCGTGCGGCACCACGGAGGAGCGCAGCGCCCCGGCGAACCGGCGGGCCGCCGCGGGCCATTGGGTCCCGGCGAGGACCTCGCGCAGCAGCGCGACGCGTACGGCATCCATGGCCCTGCATCCTGCACCGCACGGCGGTCCGGTGCGGCCCGGTCGGTCACGGCTCACCCGTTCGGGAGGCAGTACCGCGAAGTAAGGTCGGGCCATGACTACTACTGGTAATGAAAGTCCGGGCTCCGCGCCCAAGGCGCCCGCCAAGGACCCCTGGGACCTCCCCGACGTCTCGGGTCTCGTCGTCGGCGTCCTCGGCGGCACCGGCGACCAGGGCCGGGGGCTGGCCTACCGGCTGGCCAGGGCCGGCCAGAAGGTGATCATCGGTTCCCGTTCCGTGGAGCGCGCCGAGGCCGCCGCCCAGGAGCTGGGCCTCGGCATCGAGGGCGCGGACAACGCGGAGTGCGCGCGGCGCAGCGACGTGGTGATCGTGGCCGTGCCGTGGGACGGGCACGCCAAGACGCTGGAGACGCTCCAGAAGGAGCTCGTCGGCAAGCTCGTCGTCGACTGCGTCAATCCGCTCGGCTTCGACAAGAAGGGCGCCTACGCGCTCAAGCCGGAGGAGGGCAGCGCCGCCGAGCAGGCCGCCGTCCTGCTGCCCGACTCCCGGGTGACGGCGGCGTTCCACCACCTGTCCGCCGTGCTGTTGCAGGACGAGTCGATCGAGGAGATCGACACCGACGTGATGGTGCTGGGCGAGGTCCGCGCCGACACCGACATCGTGCAGGCGCTGGCCGCCCGTATCCCGGGCATGCGGGGCGTCTTCGCGGGCCGCCTGCGCAACGCCCACCAGGTCGAGTCGCTGGTCGCCAACCTGATCTCGGTCAACCGCCGTTACAAGGCACACGCGGGGCTGCGCGTCACCGACGTGTAGGGCCGTCCGGGCGCAGCCGGGCCCGCGGGGCGAGGGCGCGCGCGGGGGAGCGGACGGGCAGGGGGACGCATGGGGGACACTGGAGGGGCCGAACCACCCGCAGGACCCGACAGGAGCCGTACCCCATGCCCCGCCTCGCTCTCTACTCCTTGGCAGTCTGCGCCCTCGCCGTCGTCGCGGCGGTGGTCTCCTTCGTGCAGGGCATGTGGCTCGGGGTCGTCTGGGTGCTGCTCGCGGGCCTCTCCTCGAACATGGCCTGGTACTACCTGCGCCGGGCGAAGGCGGAGCGGGCCGCCGCGGGGTCCCGCTCCGCCTGACGCGTCAGGCGCGGACCGCGCAGAACTCGTCCTGGCCGTTCCAGAACTCGAACAGGTCACGGCCGCAGTAGATGCCGAGCTCGTCCACCCCGAGGGCCTGCATGATCCCGTACACGGCGTCGAAGAACATGCCGTTGACCTCGGGGATGAACAGGACGACGAAGACGATGATCAGGCCGAACGGGGCGATCGGCTCGACCTGCCGGCGCACCTTGTACGACAGCCAGGGCTCGATCACGCCGTAGCCGTCCAGGCCGGGGACCGGCAGGAAGTTCAGGATCGCGGCCGTGACCTGGAGCATCGCGAGGAACGCCAGCGCGAAGCGGAACGCGACCGGGACGCCGTCCAGCGCGCCCAGCCAGAACGGGGCGGTGCACACGGCGGCGAACAGCACGTTCGTCAGCGGTCCCGCCGCCGAGATCAGACTGTGCTTCCAGCGGCCGCTGATGCGGTTCCGCTCGATGAACACCGCGCCGCCCGGCAGACCGATACCGCCCATGATCACGAAGATGACGGGCAGCACGATGCTCAGCAGGGCGTGCGTGTACTTCAGCGGGTTCAGCGTCAGATAGCCCTTGGCGCCGACGGAGATGTCGCCGCCGTGCAGCGCGGTGCGGGCGTGCGCGTACTCGTGCAGGCACAGCGAGACGATCCAGGCGGAGACCACGAAGAGGAAGACGGCCAGCCCCGGGCTGGCCGCGAAGTCGGTCCACACCGCCCAGCCGGTGACCGCCATCACCGCGGCGATCCCGAGGAAGACGGGACTGATGGCGCTGTGGCTGCGGCTCCTGGCGGCGGTGGTCATGGACGCGGCTCCTGGGGTGGGTGCGGGCGGGTGTGCGGAGTAGACCGTACCGGCGCCACGGGGTCAAACGTCCCGGGGCCGTTCCCGGTTCCTGCGCCTGCCCCGCGGGGCGGCGGCGACACGGGTACGGCGGTCCGGGTCGGCCGGCACCCGGCACGGGGCCGGTACGGGACCGGCACCGGCACGGTGGTCTTCGGGCGGCACCCGGTGCGGCGCACAGGGCACGTCGGCCCGGCGGCGTACCGGGCCCGGGTCGGGGCCGCCGGCACCAGCACGGTGCTCCGTGCGACGGGCGGCGTCCGCCACGGTGGCGGGAGCGCGGCGGCCCGGCGGCGTACCGGGCGCGAGGTCGGCACAGGGCAGGCACCGGCACGGCGCTCTGCGCGGTGGCATCGGGCGCGGCGCACAGGGCTCGGCGGCCTGGCGGCGTACCGGGCGTGAGGTCGGCACAGGGCAGGCACCGGCACGGCGGTCTGCGCGGTGGCTCCCGGTGCGGCGCACAGGGCGCGGTGGCGCGGCGGCGTACCGGGCGTGAGGTCGGCACAGGGCAGGCACCGGCACGGCGGTCCGCGCGGTGGCACCAGCGCGGCGGCACAGGGCTCGGCGGCCCGGCGGCCGTACAGGGTATGGGGTCGGGTCGGCCGGCACCCGGTGCGGCGCTCCGTCCGGCGGGCGGCAACGGCGCGGCGGCAACGGCAGGGGCGCCGGGCGCGAGTCGGTGCGGGTCGGCGCAGGGACAATGGGCCGGTGCGCTATCTCCTGCTCGGTACCACCCAGGCCGTCCGCGACGACGGCACGCCCGTCCCGCCCGGCGGCGTCCGGCTGCGTGCCCTGCTGACGGCGCTCGCCCTCCGGGCGGGGCGGACCGTCCCCGTGGACGTGCTGGTCGACGAGGTGTGGGACGGCGACCCGCCCGCGGATCCGGCCGGAGCGCTGCAGGCGCTCGTCGGCAGGCTGCGCCGCGCGCTCGGGCCCGCGGCCGTCGCCCTGGCCGACGGCGGTTACCGGCTCCGCGCCGACCCCGACGACGTGGACCTCCACCGGTTCGACCGGCTCACCGGCGAAGGCACTCGGGCGCTGGAGGAGG
Coding sequences within:
- a CDS encoding MFS transporter; this encodes MTSKPSKLAAVLPDLSPLRTSRGFRLLWIQGLVTYFASFMAMIALPLQIKDLTGSPLAVGAMGAVELVPLIVFGLYGGALADAVDRRKVILGTEAGLGLLALILLVNAALPEPMLWPLYLVAAGVSACAGLQRPALDSLIARIVPHDQLPAAAALNAIRWQAGAIAGPAVAGVVVAYAGHATAYGLTVVGFAVSVLLCLRLEAAPPAHDAQKPSLRGIAEGARYAWSRPVLLGTYAIDLAAMVLAFPHTVFPFLADDLDAEWALGLMYAAGSVGSVLLSLTSGWTSRVRRHGLFVVFGAAGWGLAVAAAGWFSNVWLVLLCLAFAGAGDMLSGLGRSTIWNQTIPESLRGRLAGIEVLSYSVGPQLGQVRAGAMAGWTGTRPAIWGGGVACVVAVGALAAVLPKLITYDAETDEDAVARRSAASAGA
- the npdG gene encoding NADPH-dependent F420 reductase → MTTTGNESPGSAPKAPAKDPWDLPDVSGLVVGVLGGTGDQGRGLAYRLARAGQKVIIGSRSVERAEAAAQELGLGIEGADNAECARRSDVVIVAVPWDGHAKTLETLQKELVGKLVVDCVNPLGFDKKGAYALKPEEGSAAEQAAVLLPDSRVTAAFHHLSAVLLQDESIEEIDTDVMVLGEVRADTDIVQALAARIPGMRGVFAGRLRNAHQVESLVANLISVNRRYKAHAGLRVTDV
- a CDS encoding site-2 protease family protein; the encoded protein is MTTAARSRSHSAISPVFLGIAAVMAVTGWAVWTDFAASPGLAVFLFVVSAWIVSLCLHEYAHARTALHGGDISVGAKGYLTLNPLKYTHALLSIVLPVIFVIMGGIGLPGGAVFIERNRISGRWKHSLISAAGPLTNVLFAAVCTAPFWLGALDGVPVAFRFALAFLAMLQVTAAILNFLPVPGLDGYGVIEPWLSYKVRRQVEPIAPFGLIIVFVVLFIPEVNGMFFDAVYGIMQALGVDELGIYCGRDLFEFWNGQDEFCAVRA